One Halanaerobium hydrogeniformans genomic window, AAACATATATAAATGTAAAAGATAAATTTAAACCAGATATTATATTCTTTACTAATCCTTATTCTAATAAAACTAAATCAAAATATTATATATCTAACTTTCCTGATATATTGTCTTGTTATACACATTATTCATTTCATGTATGTAATAGAAATGAAACGATGTATAATAGTTTATTTAATAATTTATTATGGAAAGCTTTTTATGAAACAGAAATTCATAAAGAAATAGCAAAAAAATATTCTAGAAATAATGCGAAAAATGTTGTCGTATCAGGATATCCAGGAATAGATAGACTCGAGTATGGGAAAAGTATTGTTCTTAATAAATGGAAAAAACAAAATTTTAAAAAAATAATCTGGGCTCCACATCATTCAATTCAAAAAAACGATGAATTAAAATATTCTAATTTTTTAAGGTATCATAAATTTATGTTTGATATAGCTCAAAAGTATGAAGAGAGAATACAAATTGCTTTTAAGCCACATCCATTTCTAAAAAATAAACTATATAATCATAATAACTGGGGAAGAACAAGAACAGATGAATATTATAGAAAGTGGGCTCAATTATCTAATGGACAATTAGAAACAGATGAGTATGTTGAATTATTTAATTCATCAGATGCTATGATTTTTGATAGTGCTTCTTTTACTGCAGAATATTTATATTGTGGAAAGCCTTCATTATTTTTATATTCAGATGAAAACGTTTCAGATAGATTTAATGAATTTGGTAAGTTAGCTCTCAAGCAACATTATACCGGATATAACAAAAAAGACATTAAAAATTTTATTGAAGATGTAATTAATGAGAAAGATAAAAAAGAAAAGTCAAGAAGAGAATTTTATAATAAATATTTAATACCTCCAGATGGTAATAAAGCTTCTAAGAATATAATGAATGATTTAAATAATTCTATATTTGGCGGTTAATAATATTTCTATAGAAACATATTTAGTAATTGGTGAAACAATTTTTTATTAGCAGTATTAATTATATTAATTATCTGACTCTTGATGTAACTAAAAAGAAAGCATTATTAATATAAGAGAAAGTTAAACTATTTGTGTCTAGATTATTGACTTAGATCCAAATGTGATG contains:
- a CDS encoding CDP-glycerol--poly(glycerophosphate) glycerophosphotransferase, with amino-acid sequence MYIKKIKNKIPETIKNILKPFYFKLKSIIENMKIKKQYYYHKYNLQKVKNKVKKQKKINIAFIVLNSSIWKYDELYKMMENDDRYNPIILICPFTRYGKKSMLNEIEKCYNMFLNKGFNTIKLYNTDEETYINVKDKFKPDIIFFTNPYSNKTKSKYYISNFPDILSCYTHYSFHVCNRNETMYNSLFNNLLWKAFYETEIHKEIAKKYSRNNAKNVVVSGYPGIDRLEYGKSIVLNKWKKQNFKKIIWAPHHSIQKNDELKYSNFLRYHKFMFDIAQKYEERIQIAFKPHPFLKNKLYNHNNWGRTRTDEYYRKWAQLSNGQLETDEYVELFNSSDAMIFDSASFTAEYLYCGKPSLFLYSDENVSDRFNEFGKLALKQHYTGYNKKDIKNFIEDVINEKDKKEKSRREFYNKYLIPPDGNKASKNIMNDLNNSIFGG